One segment of Pontibacter akesuensis DNA contains the following:
- the nuoH gene encoding NADH-quinone oxidoreductase subunit NuoH translates to MESVDLVYKGIYILAIFGVTLLIATYSTYFERKIAAFIQDRVGPNRAGPAGLLQPLADAGKLFFKEDFIPAKSSKALFILGPGIAMLVATMSSAVIPFGDVLLIDGRELWLQAIEVNIGVLYVFGVVSLGVYGLMIGGWASNNKFSLLGAIRAASQNISYELAMGLSLIAILMMTGSLSLREIAAQQAGFNWNIWYQPLGFIIFLVCAFAECNRTPFDLPESEAELIGGYHTEYGSMKLGMYLFAEYINIFVASAVMATLYFGAYNFPFMFELEAWLVEATDSVVTANNIVTMLGVGAMFTKIFLFIFFFMWVRWTLPRFRYDQLMKLGWQILIPLAILNILLTGGGILLKDYLF, encoded by the coding sequence ATGGAGTCTGTAGACCTAGTATACAAGGGAATTTACATCCTGGCGATTTTTGGAGTAACGTTGTTGATAGCGACCTATTCCACCTACTTTGAGCGTAAAATAGCCGCTTTCATTCAGGACCGCGTTGGGCCTAACCGCGCTGGTCCTGCCGGTTTGCTGCAGCCGCTGGCCGACGCCGGTAAACTATTCTTCAAAGAAGACTTTATACCTGCAAAGTCAAGCAAGGCGCTATTTATACTCGGCCCAGGCATTGCGATGCTGGTGGCTACCATGTCCAGCGCTGTGATTCCATTTGGCGATGTGCTGTTGATTGACGGCCGTGAGCTCTGGCTACAGGCGATTGAGGTAAATATAGGTGTGCTGTATGTGTTCGGTGTGGTATCGCTGGGCGTGTATGGTCTGATGATCGGTGGATGGGCGTCTAACAACAAGTTCTCGCTGCTGGGTGCTATTCGTGCCGCATCGCAGAACATCAGCTACGAACTGGCTATGGGCCTTTCGCTGATAGCTATCCTGATGATGACGGGCTCCCTTTCACTGCGCGAGATCGCGGCGCAGCAGGCAGGTTTTAACTGGAACATCTGGTACCAACCGCTGGGATTCATCATCTTTTTGGTGTGTGCCTTTGCAGAGTGTAACCGTACGCCTTTTGACTTACCTGAGAGTGAGGCCGAATTGATCGGTGGTTACCACACAGAGTATGGCTCCATGAAACTGGGGATGTACCTGTTTGCAGAGTATATCAACATCTTTGTGGCATCTGCTGTGATGGCTACCTTATACTTTGGCGCCTACAACTTCCCGTTCATGTTTGAGTTGGAAGCCTGGTTGGTAGAAGCTACTGACAGTGTGGTGACAGCAAACAACATCGTAACGATGCTTGGCGTGGGCGCTATGTTCACGAAAATCTTCCTGTTCATCTTCTTCTTCATGTGGGTACGCTGGACGCTTCCGCGCTTCCGCTATGACCAACTAATGAAGCTGGGCTGGCAGATTCTGATCCCGCTGGCGATTCTAAACATCCTGCTGACAGGTGGCGGAATTCTGCTGAAAGACTATTTATTCTAA